In Podospora pseudoanserina strain CBS 124.78 chromosome 5, whole genome shotgun sequence, a single window of DNA contains:
- a CDS encoding hypothetical protein (EggNog:ENOG503PQT9), whose protein sequence is MPTLSDVVKRDHARITDAYHVLVETKPEERNADEFVWALARYLIVENLALIPALEYHISGGSERQRRLSDDYNSINAKLRHMAKYDPSEESFESALKAIWLDLEPHIREETDGDLDELERKMEPEDSRKLGQKYETLRDMLQRPYGAFGVPNAEIMDDVLGTTKEQLMERMGNGI, encoded by the exons ATGCCTACCCTCTCAGATGTCGTCAAACGCGACCATGCGCGCATCACCGACGCATATCACGTCCTCGTAGAAACCAAACCCGAGGAGCGCAACGCCGATGAGTTTGTTTGGGCCCTAGCCCGCTACCTTATCGTCGAGAACCTTGCTCTTATCCCAGCCTTGGAGTACCATATCTCCGGGGGATCAGAACGACAGCGGCGGTTGTCTGATGACTACAACAGT ATCAACGCGAAACTCCGCCACATGGCCAAATACGACCCATCAGAGGAGAGCTTCGAGTCGGCACTCAAGGCCATCTGGCTTGATCTGGAGCCTCACATCCGGGAAGAGACCGATGGGGACCTTGACGAACTCGAACGCAAGATGGAGCCTGAGGATTCACGAAAGCTGGGGCAAAAGTACGAGACACTCAGAGACATGTTGCAGCGTCCATATGGCGCGTTTGGGGTTCCAAATGCTGAAATCATGGATGACGTGCTTGGCACCACAAAAGAGCAGCTGATGGAGAGAATGGGCAACGGAATCTGA
- a CDS encoding hypothetical protein (EggNog:ENOG503P28Q; COG:S) yields MSTQLKELRLPQLVEERRKHELQQQQLHHQLPPPCLDEEQHAQLFFTFNSASSSSDFALPSPVTPTFSRSSQQARFSSSSSSLETTDSPASPSHPIHVIKSPTKLPLPDVQEDPSEREDDDTAFIVSEYGDTEFPTWSYCLCDAGCSCDYNNDTRKGRSTHPYSRPGSDYDLGSLSDGDFNGSPRSRKRRVGSDAGIASWGTRLGSRLTSLPRWRSASVSRRANLAFSPASDPALAEQRRPSFSHAASSRSSSVSVPAMARVPESVPATPALSFYESTDSIVPTSPLDIQPAAMGKSLERDRSMATTPLLPPLMMEKAGHQTQPQSLQTSPLQSPAVVPSPIPEFPVQAPYPTPPLSTKASFTSLRRGTVSSIFSDLPSPVVMTPTILVEQQPDAWSDRLGHANFTIDPKPYVPEKADLATFQAFCSDWNLARTNYAKHLGRTGEHYGTTSKTYTLTEAKWADIEREWQQAEQALIQRVGQSGNGNPSIISHLRRTAEEMVPCGIPQIQNNDGKFPALGDSEIVGPMARDAVMVRDGHDEKRSASIWLKNLAEKVGLRK; encoded by the exons ATGTCGACCCAATTAAAGGAACTACGGCTGCCAcagctggtggaggagaggaggaaacACgagcttcagcagcagcaactacaccaccagctcccaccaccatgtcTTGACGAAGAGCAGCACGCTCAGCTgttcttcaccttcaactcggcctcatcatcgtccgaCTTCGCTCTGCCGTCACCTGTCACGCCAACCTTTTCGCGCTCCAGCCAGCAAGCCAGGTTCTCCAGCTCGTCATCGTCTCTCGAAACCACCGACAGCCCGGCTtcgccctcccaccccatACATGTCATCAAGTCGCCTACCAAACTGCCACTGCCGGATGTTCAGGAGGACCCATCAGAGAgggaggacgacgacacGGCCTTCATTGTGTCCGAGTATGGGGACACTGAATTCCCTACCTGGTCCTACTGCTTGT GTGATGCTGGATGTTCATGCGATTACAATAACGACACCAGGAAAGGTAGAAGCACCCATCCCTACTCGAGACCTGGATCAGACTACGACTTGGGGTCGCTGAGCGACGGTGATTTCAACGGAAGCCCACGGTCTAGGAAAAGGCGCGTCGGATCCGATGCAGGGATTGCGAGCTGGGGGACCAGGCTTGGTTCAAGATTGACAAGCCTGCCGCGTTGGAGATCGGCATCCGTGTCCAGGCGTGCCAACCTGGCGTTTTCACCCGCATCTGATCCAGCTCTTGCAGAACAACGAAGGCCCAGCTTCTCTCATGCCGCCTCGAGCAGATCGTCATCCGTCTCTGTGCCGGCCATGGCCCGCGTCCCCGAGTCTGTTCCCGCAACGCCTGCGCTATCATTCTACGAGAGCACCGACAGTATTGTACCGACTTCTCCCCTTGATATCCAGCCAGCGGCCATGGGAAAAAGTCTGGAGCGGGACCGATCCATGGCCAccacccctcttctcccacctctgatgatggagaaagccggtcaccaaacccaaccgcAGTCGCTTCAGACGTCGCCTTTGCAGTCGCCCGCAGTGGTGCCCTCCCCGATACCCGAGTTTCCAGTGCAGGCGCCCTACCCGACACCTCCCCTCAGCACAAAGGCGTCTTTCACCTCTCTCCGCCGAGGAACTGTGTCGAGCATCTTCAGCGACCTTCCTTCTCCCGTGGTGATGACTCCCACCATACTTgtggagcagcagccagaTGCATGGTCGGACCGTCTGGGACATGCAAACTTCACCATTGACCCAAAGCCATATGTTCCCGAGAAGGCGGATCTGGCCACCTTTCAAGCATTCTGTTCAGACTGGAACCTGGCCAGGACCAATTACGCAAAGCATCTCGGGCGGACCGGAGAACACTACggcaccacctccaagacGTACACCCTCACCGAGGCCAAGTGGGCCGACATTGAGAGGGAGTGGCAGCAGGCGGAGCAAGCCTTGATCCAGAGGGTGGGTCAGTCTGGGAACGGCAACCCTTCCATTATCTCGCATTTGCGACGGACGGCCGAAGAAATGGTTCCGTGTGGAATTCCCCAAATCCAGAATAATGACGGCAAGTTTCCGGCACTAGGAGATTCCGAGATTGTGGGGCCCATGGCACGCGATGCTGTCATGGTCCGCGACGGACACGACGAGAAGAGGAGCGCCTCGATCTGGTTGAAGAATTTGGCCGAGAAGGTTGGCCTGAGAAAGTAA
- a CDS encoding hypothetical protein (COG:S; EggNog:ENOG503P79Y), with the protein MAAQAEQHLSPHENTPIAAPEEPSANTDAPSSGITQSAPENLYHTTLTIIEHHESTSGATRTPYVLGTHTDLDSAKAWAQVALKESLNYSPSDFTKFVTQSSLHPYQEWPYGDNIQVYALSPSGQEFLVGVVAKPNEDKLPHHSHPGEGKEGAGPTVPQHETDTCCGHANLHYILQTKWDFKHAKGDKNSTAFQRTELAGCCVPRKEAFEKAKSLLRGERDQGMFAQYDERETGDEESEIDERRWVKGSGWPFGEEVVVHAVGHGGENYEVAVKSVSGAKRRRSKPRLEMGEMER; encoded by the coding sequence ATGGCTGCCCAGGCCGAACAGCATTTGTCGCCCCATGAGAATACGCCAATAGCAGCACCAGAGGAGCCATCAGCCAACACAGACGCTCCTTCCTCTGGCATTACGCAAAGCGCGCCAGAAAACCTTTATCACACGACACTGACAATCATCGAACACCACGAGTCGACCTCTGGAGCCACCCGCACCCCTTATGTCCTGGGAACCCACACCGATCTGGACTCCGCAAAAGCCTGGGCCCAGGTGGCCCTGAAAGAGTCGCTCAACTACTCGCCTTCGGATTTCACCAAGTTTGTCACCCAGTCGAGCCTCCATCCGTATCAGGAATGGCCCTACGGCGACAACATTCAGGTGTACGCCCTGTCCCCCTCGGGACAGGAATTCCTCGTCGGCGTCGTGGCCAAGCCCAACGAGGACAAGCTGCCTCATCACTCCCACCCCggagaagggaaagagggCGCCGGCCCGACGGTCCCGCAGCACGAGACGGATACCTGTTGTGGACATGCCAATTTGCATTACATCTTGCAGACAAAATGGGATTTCAAACATGCCAAAGGGGACAAGAACAGCACCGCGTTTCAGCGGACCGAGCTGGCGGGTTGCTGTGTGCCCCGGAAGGAGGCGTTTGAAAAGGCCAAGAGCTTGCTGCGCGGGGAGAGGGACCAGGGCATGTTTGCGCAGTATGATGAGCgggagacgggggatgaggagagcgagATTGAcgagaggaggtgggtgaagGGGTCGGGGTGGccgtttggggaggaggtggttgttcaTGCTGTTGGGCACGGTGGGGAGAATTATGAGGTGGCTGTCAAGTCTGTCAGTggggcgaagaggaggaggagtaagCCTCgtctggagatgggggagatggagcgTTGA
- a CDS encoding hypothetical protein (EggNog:ENOG503P2ZW; COG:S), giving the protein MKSPTAVTADDHQRYQYKPLPTGTSIRVLQIKGVQEGKLCISLESIDLADDPFFYALSYTWGNPHANGVDFTEHFNTVSGEYTSESKTETVCHGKSIYIQTNLADFLQELQSSLEQQDSPFQIPRSHEFRIWVDAVCINQDDLEERAFQVQMMGDVYRKAARTIIWLGRGDQYTTDAVEAISKLAACPQDVFVQSNITPFRQQEPDVYTASGVPYISWMEWCSLAAFFKRQWFSRLWIVQEVILSRELFLMCGSHQICWEVLVTAARTVEARCKVLGFSPSTLFMQAHEIAVALEHNTVQLARWRDFYYGTSAPEPQTRITFENLIYDTWIFSATDPRDKVYGMFGLMKTDLKAKMAVDYTTPVELVYALTTKHMIDHYSSLQILSCVQDASIRRIKPSPSWTPDLSLPYFNMICSNGFFCAAGVENKTPQLLPSSSWDRLKLKGCLFDTIVETGNDRTNHVNSSVLLDPSWFELCMLLSQPYQHTGEPRTEVLWRTLCANQTSESVVPAPKDYGILFKELLSAMIMVRAEIESEAYAEDQAKQETRGDPGPPPDCCTGFMDALGKAKEKWTFAEFDTLGREEILRHLCQRPRFLSSDRHGWLIYTLTKLQILALTEDNPNTPNWEELEQFFYNPTYVMRRKKGHDIVLVRQNDERFSASFHKRYGKHKLFLTEKGYLGLGPASAKVGDVVAILAGAEGPFILRHGHPGCDIGEENQEERKEKEGENEVMSLVGQAYVHGIMNGEAVEEEGFKLREIELA; this is encoded by the coding sequence aTGAAGTCACCAACCGCTGTGACGGCCGATGATCACCAACGCTACCAGTACAAACCCCTTCCAACAGGAACATCCATCAGGGTGCTCCAAATCAAGGGTGTACAAGAGGGGAAGCTCTGCATTTCTCTCGAGTCGATCGATCTTGCGGACGACCCTTTCTTCTACGCCCTATCCTATACTTGGGGCAACCCTCATGCCAATGGCGTGGACTTCACCGAGCACTTCAACACCGTCTCGGGCGAGTACACCAGCGAGTCAAAAACCGAGACTGTTTGTCACGGAAAAAGCATCTACATACAGACCAACTTGGCCGATTTTCTTCAGGAGCTCCAGAGCTCTCTCGAACAGCAAGACAGTCCCTTCCAAATACCCCGCAGCCATGAATTCCGGATCTGGGTTGACGCTGTCTGCATCAACCAAGATGATCTCGAAGAGCGGGCTTTCCAGGTTCAGATGATGGGAGATGTGTACCGAAAAGCGGCCCGGACAATCATCTGGCTGGGTCGTGGAGATCAGTACACCACAGACGCTGTCGAGGCCATTTCAAAATTGGCAGCATGTCCCCAAGACGTCTTTGTTCAAAGCAATATCACCCCCTTTCGCCAGCAAGAACCTGATGTCTACACAGCGAGTGGTGTGCCCTACATTAGTTGGATGGAGTGGTGCAGTTTAGCCGCTTTTTTCAAAAGACAGTGGTTTTCCCGCTTGTGGATTGTCCAGGAGGTCATCCTCTCCCGAGAGCTCTTTCTGATGTGCGGCAGTCACCAGATTTGCTGGGAAGTCCTAGTGACAGCAGCACGCACCGTTGAGGCTCGCTGCAAAGTCCTGGGCTTCAGTCCCAGCACTCTCTTCATGCAAGCTCACGAAATTGCAGTTGCCTTGGAGCACAATACCGTCCAGTTGGCCCGCTGGAGAGATTTCTACTATGGCACCTCGGCACCGGAACCACAGACCAGGATCACTTTTGAGAACCTCATCTACGATACCTGGATCTTTTCAGCCACCGATCCCCGCGATAAAGTCTATGGCATGTTTGGACTGATGAAGACGGATCTCAAGGCAAAGATGGCTGTGGATTACACCACTCCTGTTGAGCTTGTCTATGCACTGACGACCAAGCACATGATCGACCATTACTCGTCACTGCAAATCCTGTCATGTGTTCAAGACGCTTCTATCAGAAGGAtcaaaccctccccatcatggaCGCCCGATCTCTCACTGCCATACTTCAACATGATTTGCTCAAATGGCTTCTTCTGCGCGGCTGGGGTGGAGAACAAGACACCGCAGCTTCTGCCTTCATCGTCCTGGGACCGCCTGAAGTTGAAGGGCTGCCTATTTGACACCATCGTGGAGACGGGAAATGACAGAACGAACCACGTCAACTCCTCTGTTTTGCTTGATCCCTCTTGGTTTGAATTGTGCATGTTGCTCTCACAACCCTATCAGCATACAGGAGAGCCACGAACAGAGGTTCTTTGGAGGACCCTGTGCGCGAACCAAACTTCTGAATCTGTTGTCCCTGCTCCGAAGGACTATGGGATTCTTTTCAAAGAGTTATTGTCTGCGATGATCATGGTCAGGGCAGAGATTGAGTCAGAGGCATATGCAGAGGACCAAGCCAAGCAGGAAACCAGAGGTGATCCTGGGCCGCCACCGGATTGCTGCACAGGCTTTATGGATGCACTGGGTAAGGCTAAAGAAAAGTGGACATTCGCCGAGTTCGACACATTGGGCCGGGAGGAAATCCTGCGTCATCTCTGCCAGAGACCGAGATTCCTGAGCTCTGATCGGCATGGCTGGTTGATTTATACTCTGACAAAACTCCAAATCTTGGCTTTGACGGAAGACAACCCAAATACACCAAActgggaggagctggaacaGTTCTTTTACAACCCAACTTATGTCatgagaagaaagaagggCCATGACATTGTGCTCGTTCGACAAAACGATGAGCGGTTCTCGGCTAGTTTTCATAAGAGATATGGGAAGCACAAGTTGTTTCTGACGGAAAAGGGGTATCTTGGACTGGGGCCAGCGAGCGCCAAAGTGGGAGATGTTGTTGCGATTCTGGCTGGTGCAGAGGGGCCTTTTATTCTGCGCCATGGCCATCCGGGATGTGACATTGGAGAAGAAAACCAGGAGGaacggaaagaaaaagagggagagaaTGAAGTGATGAGTCTTGTGGGGCAGGCGTATGTTCATGGCATCATGAACGGTGaagctgtggaggaggaaggcttTAAGCTTCGAGAAATCGAACTGGCTTGA
- a CDS encoding hypothetical protein (COG:E; EggNog:ENOG503P18U), whose translation METRSDSSTPNPDYDLSRPLNLDGSGLRQKLASYGDPHFSLFMRKLFIKALGYSEDALSRPIVGIVNTYSSFNPCHANIPQLMDAVKRGVQLSGGLAIDFPTISLHESFASPTSMYLRNLMSMDTEEMIQAQPVDSVVLIGGCDKTTPAQLMGAISANKPIIHLVTGPMMPGSFQGARIGACTDCRNNWAKFRAGTLDIEDISALNEELAPTGGTCGVMGTASTMSCILLALGLMPLSLPSATAPAVSSSRLRIAEATGTHAVALARSQLRPQALLTRESFLNAITVLQAIGGSTNAIVHLMAIVNRHPQLAGSIKLQTIDDIGLKTPLLVDLKPSGDNYMTDFHNAGGMLALLHELKPLLHLDAMTITGRTLGEELASIPFRPLPLDSPLSSIIHPFNKPLYPSSSLVILSKGNLASAGGAVIKASASKDRSLLSHTGPAVVFSGPQDLAERIDSPSLSVSPSSVLILQNIGPVGNPGMPEAGLIPIPRKLAAKGVSDMLRISDGRMSGTAGGTIILHVSPESADPESVLGIVQDGDVITFDAERRYLHVEIDEDGVRDRMAQRKKMMANEGSGSAWVARERERGYRGLYKREVNQAEQGADFGFLTAAGPS comes from the exons ATGGAAACACGCAGCGACTCTTCGACTCCCAACCCGGACTATgatctttcaaggcctctCAATCTCGATGGCAGTGGTCTTAGGCAAAAGCTCGCCTCTTATGGAGATCCAcacttctccctcttcatgCGCAAACTCTTCATCAAGGCTTTAGGGTACAGCGAGGACGCTCTTTCTCGGCCCATTGTGGGCATTGTCAACACCTACTCAAGCTTCAACCCCTGCCATGCCAACATACCCCAGCTAATGGACGCCGTGAAAAGGGGCGTTCAACTAAGCGGTGGCCTGGCTATCGACTTTCCTACTATCAGTCTCCACGAGTCTTTTGCCTCTCCGACCAGCATGTATCTTCGAAACTTGATGAGTATGGACACCGAGGAGATGATTCAGGCCCAGCCGGTCGATTCTGTTGTTCTGATTGGTG GCTGTGACAAGACCACTCCAGCTCAGTTGATGGGGGCCATCTCAGCCAACAAGCCGATCATCCATCTGGTGACTGGTCCGATGATGCCGGGCAGCTTTCAGGGTGCACGCATAGGGGCTTGTACAGACTGTCGCAATAACTGGGCCAAGTTCCGTGCCGGCACGTTAGATATTGAAGACATAAGTGCTCTCAACGAGGAGCTTGCACCAACA GGCGGAACCTGTGGGGTGATGGGTACAGCATCAACCATGTCCTGTATCCTTTTGGCCTTGGGCCTGATGCCGCTTTCTTTGCCAAGTGCTACAGCACCGGCCGTGTCCTCTTCGCGCCTCAGAATAGCAGAAGCAACAGGCACCCATGCAGTAGCCCTCGCAAGATCTCAGCTCCGGCCACAGGCTTTACTTACAAGAGAATCCTTCCTCAACGCCATCACAGTCCTGCAGGCAATAGGTGGCTCCACCAACGCCATCGTTCACCTGATGGCAATCGTCAACCGCCACCCTCAGCTCGCCGGCTCCATCAAGCTACAAACCATCGACGACATCGGCCTCAAGACCCCCCTACTGGTTGACCTCAAACCATCAGGCGACAATTACATGACTGACTTTCACAACGCTGGCGGGAtgctcgccctcctccacgaaCTGAAACCTTTGCTACATCTCGACGCAATGACCATCACCGGCCGCACCCTAGGCGAGGAGTTGGCTTCCATACCCTTCCGCCCACTACCCCTAGACTCACCACTCAGTTCCATCATCCACCCTTTCAACAAACCCTTGtacccctccagctccctcgtcatcctctccaaaggCAACCTCGCCTCCGCCGGCGGAGCGGTGATCAAAGCTTCTGCCTCTAAAGACCGcagcctcctctcccacaccGGTCCCGCGGTGGTGTTTTCCGGTCCACAAGACCTAGCAGAGAGAATCGACTCCCCCAGCCTCAGCGTCAGCCCCTCCTCGGTGTTGATCCTCCAGAACATCGGCCCGGTAGGGAATCCAGGCATGCCAGAGGCGGGATTGATCCCCATCCCGAGGAAGCTAGCTGCGAAGGGGGTGTCGGATATGCTCCGCATCTCGGACGGGCGCATGAGCGGCACGGCCGGGGGTACAATCATATTGCATGTTTCCCCCGAGAGCGCGGATCCGGAGTCTGTCTTGGGGATTGTCCAAGACGGGGATGTGATCACCTTTGATGCAGAGAGGAGATATTTACATGTGGAGATTGATGAGGACGGGGTCAGGGACAGGATGGCGCAGcggaagaagatgatggcaaaTGAGGGCAGTGGGAGTGCTTGGGTTGccagggagagggaaaggggttATAGGGGGTTGTACAAACGGGAGGTTAACCAGGCAGAGCAAGGGGCTGATTTTGGCTTTTTGACGGCTGCTGGCCCATCTTGA
- a CDS encoding hypothetical protein (EggNog:ENOG503P73X), giving the protein MGAASKVIHIILRVFEVICSVIVLGLVARFLHLVSQAGVSVDSRIVYAIITASISTLFALVFIAPFIYAYLAFPMDAILFVMWIVVFGLLTSRTGSAMCNASWYWNYWGYYWGGWWRVPDLTVWDRGYGGCASWRAVLAFSFLAAMAYLVSTILGAVVVHHYRRKNSPVTTRDISAPIPQSPATGRPETAQVHDPRAPPSAPAQQTMGTAVDV; this is encoded by the exons ATGGGGGCGGCATCCAAAGTGATCCACATCATCCTCCGGGTGTTTGAGGTGATTTGTTCAgtcatcgtcctcggcctcgtcgcTCGCTTCCTGCATCTGGTCTCCCAGGCAGGAGTCTCAGTCGATTCTCGCATCGTATATGCCATCATCACGGCTTCCATCAGCACTTTATTTGCGCTTGTCTTTATCGCACCGTTCATCTACGCCTACTTGGCCTTCCCGATGGATGCGATCCTGTTTGTCATGTGGATTGTTGTCTTCGGCTTGTTGACTTCG CGCACCGGCTCGGCCATGTGTAACGCTTCCTGGTATTGGAACTACTGGGGATACTACTGGGGCGGGTGGTGGCGTGTGCCGGACCTCACAGTCTGGGATAGGGGCTACGGCGGCTGCGCGTCCTGGAGGGCCGTTCtggccttttcctttttggcTGCCATGGCCTACCTCGTCAGCACCATTTTGGGAGCGGTTGTTGTGCATCACTACCGCCGCAAGAACTCGCCCGT GACAACAAGAGACATCTCGGCTCCCATTCCACAGTCTCCTGCCACAGGAAGACCCGAGACAGCCCAGGTCCATGATCCAAGGGCTCCTCCATCTGCCCCTGCTCAGCAAACAATGGGCACTGCTGTTGATGTTTAG
- a CDS encoding hypothetical protein (EggNog:ENOG503NUUR; COG:Q) encodes MTSRTDFGQQTLGSEVAKVFADQIRGKTVLITGVSPKGIGSSTALNFASQTPGLLILASRTRARVEEVASQIKEAYPTVKLEIVLLDLGSQKSIRQAAAEVSRLTDKLDILVNNAGICVVTRQKTPEGIEQQFGTNHIGPFLFTNLLLPLLRKAGKTNPPGATRIISLTSAGHRLSPIRFSDYNFEGGKEVPPEEDHFKPLAGAFAKCTEDGYNGIVTYAQSKTANILFTFYLQKYLPSQGIAAYTLHPGSILTDLSRDQDEELAAQFYKVAPYWKSPDEGSSTTLVAALDPALNDTKGLYLVDCQFTEPHHHAKDPVAAERLWRLSEELVGEKFALTV; translated from the exons ATGACTTCCCGGACGGATTTTGGCCAGCAAACGCTAGGATCGGAGGTGGCCAAGGTGTTTGCTGACCAGATCAGAGGAAAGACTG TGCTGATCACCGGCGTCAGTCCTAAAGGGATCGGATCTTCGACTGCTCTTAATTTTGCCTCTCAGACCCCAGGGCTTCTCATTCTTGCATCTCGCACCCGAGCTCGCGTCGAAGAAGTAGCCTCCCAGATAAAAGAGGCATATCCAACTGTCAAACTCGAGATTGTCCTTCTCGACCTCGGTTCGCAAAAGTCCATCCGTCAAGCGGCCGCTGAAGTCTCCAGGCTCACAGACAAGTTGGACATTCTCGTCAACAACGCTGGAATCTGTGTTGTGACCCGCCAAAAGACACCGGAAGGCATCGAGCAGCAGTTTGGCACCAACCATATCGggccttttcttttcaccaacctccttcttcctttgtTGCGCAAGGCAGGCAAAACCAACCCTCCCGGGGCAACCAGAATCATCAGTCTCACCAGTGCCGGCCACAGGCTGTCTCCCATTCGGTTCTCGGATTACAACTttgaagggggaaaagaagtCCCCCCAGAGGAGGACCATTTCAAGCCGTTGGCCGGGGCTTTTGCAAAGTGCACTGAGGATGGCTACAACGGGATCGTCACGTACGCGCAGAGCAAGACAGCCAATATCTTGTTTACCTTCTATCTGCAAAAATACTTGCCTTCTCAGGGGATTGCAGCTTATACGCTGCACCCAGGAA GCATCTTGACCGACTTGAGCAGAGATCAAGATGAAGAGCTGGCGGCACAGTTCTACAAGGTGGCCCCGTACTGGAAATCCCCTGATGAAGGCTCATCCACCACGTTGGTTGCCGCCTTGGATCCGGCTTTGAACG ATACCAAAGGTTTATATCTTGTAGATTGCCAGTTCACAGAGCCACATCACCATGCCAAGGACCCTGTTGCTGCCGAGAGGCTATGGAGGCTGAGCGAGGAGTTGGTGGGAGAAAAGTTTGCCCTGACGGTTTGA
- a CDS encoding hypothetical protein (EggNog:ENOG503PHYN), giving the protein MVEGGIATICIANFPCAPRDSYDSSGVYRVWCPIKDEAFVWMFLFLCFDGLPLIPTIWSSKILRADSSLSHCINILALVHCSRSILPTLSLIYTCLIVQKYRSEILHSGTLGSPHTSKKKGGGLQTEQDGAASGPGCHGMVPQSSSASSNSGYDPDDDAITPCPLLETTTSHQTHRSHLRDLQPIHHRLSPNQHKYGSLSRTSSQKRPASRSESWRSSQPRPFHGYVGDYDEEEEGLDTEILWKQMLAVQDRFGCYNSARMRAALEGGDTSIPTS; this is encoded by the exons ATGGTTGAAGGGGGCATAGCCACCATTTGTATTGCCAATTTTCCATGCGCGCCGCGCGACTCTTATGACTCTAGTGGTGTATATAGGGTCTGGTGCCCTATCAAGGACGAAGCATTCGTCTGGatgtttctgtttctttgttTCGACGGTTTGCCGCTGATACCAACAATCTGGTCATCTAAGATCTTGAGGGCCGACAGTTCTTTATCCCACTGTATCAATATTCTTGCCCTAGTGCACTGTTCGAGAAGCATACTGCCAACTCTATCTCTAATTTATACCTGTCTCATCGTTCAAAAGTACCGCTCAGAAATCCTGCATTCGGGAACACTAGGTAGCCCCCACACgtcgaaaaaaaagggggggggattgCAAACCGAACAGGACGGAGCCGCATCCGGACCCGGTTGTCACGGGATGGTGCCACAG TCATCTtcagccagcagcaacagcggcTACGAtcccgacgacgacgccatCACGCCGTGTCCGCTGCTGGAGACAACAACTAGCCATCAAACACACCGCTCTCACCTCCGTGACCTTCAAccaatccaccaccgtctATCACCAAATCAACACAAATATGGCAGCCTGAGTCGAACCTCGAGCCAGAAAAGGCCGGCGTCGAGGTCCGAgtcgtggaggagcagcCAGCCTCGGCCATTCCACGGATATGTTGGGGActacgacgaggaagaggaagggttGGATACGGAAATCCTATGGAAGCAGATGCTGGCGGTGCAGGACAGGTTCGGGTGCTATAATTCAGCGAGAATGAGGGCGGCTCTGGAAGGGGGCGATACCTCGATTC CCACCTCATAA